From a region of the Methanolobus tindarius DSM 2278 genome:
- a CDS encoding sensor histidine kinase has product MYFNIYSIPLYVSCLIVCVLLYYIIKDYKSTPGSKYIGMLLSSIAFYSFFYAFEISSDTLPTLLFFYKLEYLGVAFIPLFFLLFIIDYSGRKNWFPKKLLVFFVSISTTTLLLVLTTEYHTLYHKVDYIQYGGLFPVLGYQPGIWYWVHFTYANFCIILGLSMLFSVLQGTLPVFRKQIMIVIVGSLMPFATLLIHLSGMSPWGIDPAPFSLTLSAIIIFIGFTRYKLFNLTPLARGLLFEHLPDSVVVFDKEQRIVDYNNSAMQKSNIGLKDVGMRVSELSEPWCGILNRKPDSSTTSIIEINETINEKLFWLNITFLPIHDKRGNTMGQMVIISDITQRKIAEEELRAATEKANYLAEKAESASTAKSAFLANMSHELRTPLNSIIGFSDILLENTFGPLNPKQTRYVGNVSRSGKHLLSVINDILDISKIEAGKMELTIEAISIMDAIDEVVGSCYSLASKKNIDLVKNVESKLQNIKVDKVKLEQILFNLVSNAIKFSDEGGVVNLNVKSGTSKVTFEVTDKGPGISNEDQNKLFTVFGQLDNAHNRKYEGTGLGLAIVKRLVEMHNGTVWVESEPGKGSTFGFDLPVE; this is encoded by the coding sequence ATGTATTTTAACATTTATTCAATTCCATTGTATGTATCATGTTTAATTGTCTGTGTGCTTCTTTACTACATAATCAAAGATTACAAGTCAACTCCGGGTTCAAAGTACATTGGAATGCTCCTGAGCTCAATTGCCTTTTACTCATTCTTTTATGCATTTGAAATATCTTCGGACACTCTGCCAACTCTGCTATTCTTCTATAAACTGGAATACTTAGGGGTAGCTTTCATACCACTGTTTTTCCTATTATTCATTATAGATTATAGTGGCAGAAAAAACTGGTTTCCAAAAAAATTGTTAGTATTTTTCGTATCAATATCAACTACAACTCTCCTGCTCGTCCTGACAACAGAATACCATACCCTGTATCACAAAGTCGATTATATACAATATGGCGGTCTGTTCCCTGTTCTTGGATATCAACCCGGAATATGGTACTGGGTACATTTTACCTATGCCAATTTTTGTATCATTCTGGGTTTAAGTATGCTTTTCAGTGTTCTTCAGGGCACTCTTCCTGTTTTTCGTAAGCAGATAATGATAGTTATAGTCGGTTCATTAATGCCGTTTGCAACTTTACTTATTCATCTGAGTGGTATGTCGCCATGGGGTATAGATCCAGCTCCATTCTCCCTGACATTAAGCGCCATTATAATTTTCATAGGATTTACACGTTATAAATTATTTAACCTGACACCTCTTGCACGAGGTCTTCTTTTTGAACATCTGCCTGATAGTGTTGTGGTTTTTGATAAAGAGCAGAGGATCGTAGACTATAACAATTCTGCAATGCAAAAAAGTAATATTGGACTAAAAGATGTAGGGATGCGTGTTTCAGAGTTATCTGAGCCCTGGTGCGGGATTCTGAATAGAAAACCGGATTCAAGTACCACAAGTATTATTGAAATCAATGAGACTATAAACGAGAAACTTTTCTGGTTAAATATCACTTTTCTTCCCATCCATGACAAAAGAGGAAATACAATGGGTCAGATGGTTATTATAAGTGACATAACACAACGTAAAATTGCAGAAGAGGAACTTCGGGCAGCAACTGAAAAAGCCAATTATCTGGCTGAAAAGGCAGAATCGGCAAGTACCGCAAAAAGTGCATTTCTGGCAAACATGAGTCATGAATTGCGTACACCTCTAAATTCAATAATTGGTTTTTCAGATATTCTTCTTGAGAACACATTTGGTCCTTTAAACCCTAAACAGACAAGGTATGTTGGTAATGTTTCCCGTAGTGGAAAACATCTGCTCTCTGTTATAAATGATATTCTTGATATTTCTAAGATAGAAGCCGGAAAAATGGAATTAACTATTGAAGCTATCTCAATAATGGATGCGATTGATGAAGTGGTAGGTTCCTGTTATTCTCTTGCTTCAAAAAAGAACATTGATCTCGTAAAGAATGTGGAGTCAAAATTGCAGAACATCAAAGTCGATAAGGTTAAACTGGAACAGATACTGTTCAACCTTGTCAGCAATGCTATAAAATTCTCAGATGAAGGTGGTGTCGTGAATCTTAATGTAAAGTCTGGAACATCAAAAGTTACTTTTGAGGTAACTGACAAAGGTCCGGGTATTTCCAATGAAGATCAGAATAAACTCTTCACAGTCTTTGGCCAACTGGATAATGCTCACAACAGGAAATACGAAGGAACAGGCCTTGGCCTTGCTATTGTGAAGAGGCTTGTGGAAATGCACAATGGAACCGTCTGGGTTGAAAGTGAACCTGGAAAAGGTTCTACTTTTGGTTTTGACCTCCCTGTTGAATAG
- a CDS encoding DHHA1 domain-containing protein produces MTKSRQHGNKSTLILTHGDSDGVCSGAIAKSAYPEGDVYFTSPVGVLDDLNLADGYENVVICDIAVDERHCTELFKKLHEVASVSNLTYIDHHPLPEKCISADWLHHDLTVCASELTYKVLQKRLSRDMRRVAIYGAIGDYYDNSPSVKEWLRDWDKRSLFFQAGTLIQALIYSGRNYDFKRKLVLPLSHDKIPTAIPGVLKYAKEGADLEEQLRIHVKHEVKTLQNLAYVVDPNGYMSKSAIYAASYGQRDVGISAEFRHKRNVYDMSLRSRNSESVDLNRLLRRIAPSFGGSGGGHASAAGARIPKESFDAFLREFDKAIGVQKSRAANYDEI; encoded by the coding sequence ATGACAAAATCCAGACAGCATGGGAACAAATCCACCCTTATCCTGACACATGGGGATTCGGATGGAGTATGTTCCGGTGCTATTGCAAAAAGTGCTTATCCTGAAGGTGATGTTTATTTCACATCTCCTGTCGGTGTCTTAGATGACCTGAACCTTGCAGACGGTTATGAGAACGTTGTAATTTGCGATATTGCTGTTGATGAAAGGCATTGCACTGAGTTGTTTAAAAAGCTTCATGAGGTTGCATCAGTTTCTAATCTTACGTACATAGATCATCATCCTTTACCGGAAAAATGCATAAGTGCAGACTGGCTTCATCATGATCTTACTGTTTGTGCCTCGGAACTTACATATAAGGTCCTTCAGAAAAGGCTTAGCAGGGATATGCGCAGGGTGGCAATTTACGGTGCTATCGGGGACTATTATGATAACAGTCCTTCTGTGAAAGAGTGGCTGCGTGATTGGGACAAAAGAAGCCTGTTTTTCCAGGCCGGCACACTTATTCAGGCACTCATCTATTCAGGAAGGAACTATGATTTTAAGAGGAAGCTGGTTCTGCCGTTGTCCCATGATAAGATACCTACAGCTATACCGGGTGTATTAAAGTATGCAAAAGAAGGTGCTGACCTTGAGGAACAGCTCCGCATTCATGTGAAGCATGAAGTTAAAACTCTCCAGAACCTGGCTTATGTGGTTGACCCCAATGGTTATATGTCAAAATCTGCTATATATGCTGCTTCCTACGGACAGCGGGATGTGGGAATATCTGCCGAATTCCGCCATAAGAGGAATGTTTATGATATGAGTCTGCGTTCAAGGAATTCTGAGTCCGTGGACTTGAACCGTTTGCTTCGCAGAATAGCACCCTCATTCGGAGGAAGTGGCGGTGGACACGCATCTGCTGCAGGTGCACGAATTCCTAAGGAATCATTTGATGCTTTCCTTCGCGAGTTCGATAAGGCTATAGGTGTGCAGAAGAGCAGAGCTGCAAATTATGATGAAATTTAA
- a CDS encoding geranylgeranyl reductase family protein has protein sequence MTPEDSYDIIVVGAGPAGSTAAMYAAENDMSVLLIEKKKDIGVPLQCGGFLPHYPILQELVPNAELPVTLEEIPSNCIHATASYQRFIAPNGLSKGFDVDADAIDRRRFDKHLAKEAAKAGAELLVGTNVTEVDETRLFMDGAFGEFEVEGKVIIGADGPNSIVGKASNMIRNPDPMGTGTAFEYELSGVDIDKEAVEMYFGKDFVPGGYAWIISQGGDTANIGVGIREALFEEHLCARDYLERFMYKHPIASKKLEGASITSVVAGLVPVGGAPKVTASHNTLIAGDAAGHIIATNGGGISTAMVGGKLAGETAAEFLNGKCRLQEYDTRWRQQMGLEIKTAVYVRKLMDKLMLSDRLMTTAIKMITPEQMKAIQCGQLPDPVQKTLMKLNVGLS, from the coding sequence ATGACACCTGAAGATTCATATGATATAATCGTGGTCGGAGCTGGTCCGGCCGGTTCCACCGCAGCAATGTACGCTGCAGAAAACGACATGTCAGTTCTCCTTATTGAAAAGAAAAAAGATATAGGAGTTCCTCTGCAGTGCGGAGGTTTTCTTCCGCATTATCCCATTCTGCAGGAACTGGTTCCAAATGCAGAACTCCCGGTAACCTTAGAAGAAATACCATCAAACTGCATACATGCAACTGCTTCATACCAGCGTTTCATAGCACCAAACGGCCTGTCAAAAGGTTTTGATGTTGACGCTGATGCAATTGACAGGAGACGTTTTGACAAACACCTTGCAAAAGAGGCTGCAAAAGCAGGAGCCGAACTACTTGTTGGGACAAATGTAACCGAAGTGGACGAAACCAGACTCTTCATGGACGGTGCTTTCGGTGAATTTGAAGTAGAAGGCAAAGTCATAATCGGTGCAGACGGACCAAATTCCATAGTTGGAAAAGCTTCCAACATGATCCGTAACCCTGACCCCATGGGAACAGGAACTGCTTTTGAGTATGAGCTCAGTGGAGTTGACATTGACAAAGAAGCCGTTGAGATGTATTTCGGCAAGGATTTCGTTCCTGGCGGATATGCATGGATAATCTCACAGGGAGGAGATACCGCAAACATAGGTGTAGGAATCAGGGAAGCTCTTTTTGAAGAACACCTCTGTGCAAGGGATTATCTTGAACGCTTCATGTACAAGCACCCAATAGCAAGCAAAAAACTTGAAGGTGCATCCATAACTTCAGTTGTTGCAGGACTGGTTCCCGTAGGCGGAGCACCGAAAGTAACTGCATCACACAACACACTGATAGCTGGCGATGCCGCAGGTCATATTATCGCAACCAACGGAGGAGGAATATCCACTGCAATGGTCGGTGGAAAACTTGCAGGTGAGACTGCCGCAGAATTCCTCAATGGCAAATGCAGGCTTCAGGAATATGACACAAGATGGAGACAGCAGATGGGACTTGAAATAAAAACCGCAGTCTATGTACGCAAACTTATGGACAAACTCATGCTCTCTGACAGGCTTATGACCACAGCCATTAAAATGATAACACCTGAACAGATGAAAGCCATACAGTGCGGTCAATTGCCTGACCCTGTCCAGAAGACATTAATGAAACTGAATGTGGGACTCAGTTAA
- a CDS encoding DUF6326 family protein, which yields MTGTVGCMDITQQFLLNVSVLIEIPITLVLLSSMLTTGQTGLQIQKYNFRLW from the coding sequence CTGACAGGAACAGTTGGTTGTATGGATATCACACAGCAATTCCTGTTGAATGTGTCCGTATTGATAGAGATTCCAATTACACTGGTACTTCTCTCAAGTATGTTGACTACAGGGCAAACAGGATTGCAAATTCAAAAATACAATTTCAGATTATGGTAA
- a CDS encoding FKBP-type peptidyl-prolyl cis-trans isomerase: protein MAIEKGDFIKINYTGKFNEGQIFDTTDEQLAKDNGIYNPRGVYGGDVVIVGSGHTIKGLDEDFIGKEVGYSGSITIAPEMAFGPHNPALVETVSVTKIKEQLGDQRPYPGMPIELNGKRGVISQVIGRRVRVDMNHALAGKEVEYEYTIEEKIEDKVAKAQGLLSLYTGMPEIEVEVTDDLIRIYTPIELGFNQRWIVSKMTIASELIDKLGIESLEFVERHPYVPEAVEEAPEATEAPAEDEEAEIEEE, encoded by the coding sequence TTGGCAATTGAGAAAGGCGATTTCATAAAGATAAACTACACTGGTAAGTTCAATGAAGGACAGATCTTTGACACTACCGATGAACAGCTTGCAAAAGACAATGGTATCTACAACCCACGCGGTGTTTACGGCGGCGATGTTGTAATCGTTGGCTCCGGCCACACAATCAAAGGTCTTGATGAGGACTTTATTGGTAAGGAAGTAGGATACTCCGGTTCAATCACTATTGCTCCAGAGATGGCATTCGGTCCACACAACCCTGCTCTTGTTGAGACTGTTTCAGTTACAAAGATTAAGGAACAGCTTGGTGACCAGAGACCATACCCAGGAATGCCTATCGAGCTCAACGGCAAACGTGGTGTGATCTCACAGGTTATCGGCCGCAGAGTACGTGTAGACATGAACCATGCTCTTGCAGGTAAGGAAGTTGAGTACGAGTACACAATCGAAGAGAAGATCGAGGACAAGGTTGCTAAGGCACAGGGTCTGCTTTCACTCTACACCGGCATGCCGGAGATTGAGGTTGAGGTTACAGATGACCTTATCAGAATCTACACTCCAATCGAGCTTGGTTTCAACCAGAGATGGATTGTATCCAAGATGACCATCGCAAGTGAGCTCATTGACAAGCTTGGCATTGAAAGCCTTGAATTTGTCGAGAGACACCCATACGTCCCTGAGGCAGTTGAGGAAGCTCCTGAGGCAACCGAAGCTCCTGCAGAGGACGAAGAAGCTGAAATCGAAGAGGAATAA
- a CDS encoding BatD family protein — translation MFIALLSLPAMAYTLDDIEWSDSAAKSGTLKWGGTLTLDDYTIKVEDFNEDKYVSIGIYRDGVLEKKSPARAGESFEYRDGENGDDLRILVKTVTLNLDEWTGNMDDPTAAIEVYDRGIPEMGIVIDTESDEYDPRTVTYRSIIATIDIDNEGDAEAEDLTVEIDTDGMELIDGKTSYHFTSIAEDEVLDQIEIELEIPEYWDETDVDITVTTKSEDINGEIHEDSETETITILPVVELVVTKTVTEEIYIDETAHVSVSIWNNGIYSLSSVTLNNPQTGDLEVQDNVETEVKLSLTSKETAGKILEYTLKPTKTGTFTIPAATATFTDPNGKTHTFKSDTSKLKIDGPDIVITKTVSPESVSSGDEVTVKVTVKNQGTKDASVTTTETMPENATYVSGDLSFHDVATHGKSYTYSYIVRVEGTEDIKVPETTATFIDFEEYKGERVSNMPIITVVDPSEEVTTESSSSSSSSSSSSASQSISDDNTDDYIYDEEDDRVEPGFEASFMILAMFAVYFVSKRKDR, via the coding sequence ATGTTTATTGCTCTATTAAGCTTACCTGCAATGGCATATACGCTTGATGACATTGAATGGAGCGATAGCGCTGCAAAGAGTGGCACTCTGAAATGGGGTGGAACTCTTACTCTGGACGATTACACAATAAAAGTTGAAGACTTTAATGAGGACAAATACGTAAGTATAGGCATATACCGTGACGGTGTTCTTGAAAAGAAATCCCCTGCACGTGCCGGAGAAAGCTTTGAATACAGGGACGGCGAAAATGGTGATGACCTTCGTATTCTAGTTAAAACAGTCACTCTTAATCTCGACGAATGGACAGGAAATATGGATGATCCAACTGCTGCAATCGAAGTTTATGATCGAGGTATTCCTGAGATGGGTATAGTTATTGACACCGAATCTGATGAATATGATCCACGTACTGTAACATACCGTTCAATTATTGCAACTATTGATATAGACAATGAAGGCGACGCTGAAGCTGAGGATCTTACAGTAGAGATTGATACCGATGGTATGGAACTTATTGATGGTAAGACATCATATCACTTTACTTCAATAGCAGAAGATGAAGTGCTTGACCAGATAGAAATTGAACTTGAGATTCCTGAATATTGGGATGAAACTGATGTTGACATTACAGTAACTACAAAGTCAGAAGACATAAATGGTGAGATCCATGAAGATTCAGAAACCGAGACAATTACTATTCTGCCTGTTGTAGAACTTGTCGTCACAAAAACTGTAACTGAAGAAATATATATCGATGAAACTGCTCATGTTTCCGTGAGTATATGGAACAATGGAATATACTCCCTGAGCTCTGTGACACTAAACAATCCGCAGACAGGCGATCTCGAGGTTCAGGATAATGTTGAGACAGAAGTAAAACTGTCTTTAACTTCTAAAGAAACTGCAGGGAAAATACTGGAGTACACCTTAAAACCAACCAAGACAGGTACTTTTACTATCCCTGCTGCAACGGCTACTTTTACTGATCCGAATGGAAAAACTCACACTTTTAAATCAGATACTTCCAAATTAAAAATTGACGGACCTGATATAGTAATTACTAAAACAGTAAGTCCTGAATCAGTAAGTTCCGGTGATGAGGTTACAGTTAAGGTAACAGTGAAAAACCAGGGTACAAAGGATGCCAGTGTAACCACAACAGAAACAATGCCTGAGAACGCAACTTATGTAAGTGGCGATCTTAGTTTCCATGATGTTGCGACTCATGGAAAAAGCTACACTTATTCTTATATAGTAAGAGTTGAAGGAACAGAGGATATTAAAGTTCCTGAGACAACTGCAACATTCATTGATTTTGAAGAGTACAAAGGTGAAAGGGTTTCAAATATGCCTATTATAACAGTTGTTGACCCTTCAGAAGAAGTAACAACTGAAAGTTCGTCCTCGTCTTCATCATCAAGCTCATCAAGTGCTTCACAAAGTATTTCAGATGACAATACTGATGATTACATTTACGATGAAGAGGATGACAGGGTTGAACCGGGATTTGAAGCAAGCTTTATGATACTTGCAATGTTTGCAGTTTATTTCGTATCAAAACGCAAAGACAGGTAA
- a CDS encoding DUF11 domain-containing protein produces the protein MRQQIFLFIGLTVLLSHLCIVASAQSDDVEWLDAEEYTLYWGDEVNHSGYLIKAEDFSPAKPIDVETDYVMLTINSVYGDSWGAILSNNTVGLTNNSVFDDRLNITAIEIITGNDIPAPYTVLSVAVSNSTGSIPKIVKKIDATFEFDEKFSDEIYMGERAYYILDITHMEPEPVDSVTIKAVLPDGLVFDPDSDGVWNYSFNSYGTKTLQYSVKALKPGTYEINGTLINAELNERVYSKEMNSSTLVVHGPDIKVSKTLDAYSVNLNENVNMTVDVVNEGDRAAYISLTDQLPVGGKIISGVMGGSLVLHPDSTFSVEYTVQMDKGGEIIIPSAVVKFVDSNEYSGTSYSKKILLEVIDPDVVVATSAGSGDIEDDVDYTEETVVTDESSNQTQESLEPEEDHGKLQFLYDILDKITEFLSNTKDKIL, from the coding sequence ATGAGACAGCAAATCTTCCTTTTCATAGGACTGACTGTGCTGTTATCACACCTCTGTATTGTTGCAAGTGCACAGTCGGATGATGTTGAATGGCTGGATGCGGAGGAGTACACTCTTTATTGGGGCGATGAGGTCAACCACAGCGGCTACCTTATAAAAGCTGAGGATTTCTCGCCTGCAAAACCTATTGATGTCGAAACTGATTATGTGATGCTTACCATCAACAGTGTCTATGGAGATTCATGGGGAGCAATTTTAAGTAATAATACAGTTGGTCTTACAAATAATAGTGTTTTTGACGACAGATTAAATATCACTGCAATTGAAATAATTACAGGCAATGATATACCGGCACCGTACACTGTTTTAAGTGTTGCTGTCTCTAATTCAACCGGATCAATTCCAAAAATAGTTAAAAAAATTGATGCAACATTTGAATTTGATGAGAAGTTCAGTGATGAAATATACATGGGAGAAAGAGCTTATTATATCCTTGATATCACGCATATGGAGCCGGAACCGGTTGATTCAGTCACTATAAAAGCAGTGTTGCCCGATGGTCTTGTATTCGATCCCGATTCAGACGGTGTTTGGAATTACTCTTTTAACTCATATGGTACAAAGACGCTTCAATATTCTGTAAAAGCATTAAAACCGGGTACTTATGAGATTAACGGGACTTTAATAAATGCAGAGTTAAACGAAAGAGTATATTCCAAAGAAATGAATTCTTCCACTCTTGTGGTCCACGGTCCTGACATAAAAGTTAGTAAGACGCTTGATGCATATAGTGTCAATTTGAATGAAAATGTAAATATGACTGTTGATGTGGTTAACGAAGGTGACAGGGCAGCTTATATAAGTCTTACAGACCAGCTTCCGGTCGGGGGAAAAATAATTTCTGGCGTAATGGGTGGAAGTCTTGTATTACATCCGGACAGTACATTTTCAGTAGAATATACGGTGCAAATGGATAAAGGGGGAGAAATTATCATTCCTTCAGCTGTTGTCAAATTTGTAGATTCAAATGAATATTCAGGGACATCATATTCTAAAAAAATCCTCCTTGAGGTTATTGATCCTGATGTCGTTGTGGCAACAAGTGCCGGTAGTGGGGATATTGAGGATGATGTAGATTACACTGAGGAAACGGTTGTAACTGATGAAAGTTCCAATCAGACTCAGGAATCTCTCGAGCCAGAGGAGGATCATGGTAAACTGCAATTCCTGTATGATATTCTGGACAAAATTACGGAATTTTTGAGCAATACCAAAGACAAAATACTATGA
- a CDS encoding TatD family nuclease-associated radical SAM protein, translated as MKDENKENAIPLFEGTISYEAFGNLYLNITNQCSAKCTFCIREGCDGVYGYNLRLSREPTEQEIISDLEKHDLSNYKEIVFTGFGEPTCRFDTVLHITEWLNKKGMHVRLDTNGHAALMNPGRNIIAELKEAGLGAVSVSLNAESEDIYNKICKPEYEGSYRAVLDFAKEAVKAGIKTRMTVVSQEGIDIDKCEKIANDIGATFRVR; from the coding sequence TTGAAAGATGAAAACAAAGAGAACGCAATTCCTCTGTTTGAAGGCACCATCAGCTATGAAGCATTTGGAAACCTCTATCTTAACATAACCAACCAGTGCAGTGCAAAATGCACATTCTGCATCAGAGAAGGGTGTGACGGAGTTTATGGTTACAATCTCCGCCTGTCCAGGGAACCAACTGAACAGGAAATAATATCAGACCTTGAAAAACATGACCTTAGCAATTACAAAGAAATTGTCTTCACAGGTTTTGGCGAACCAACCTGTCGTTTTGATACTGTTCTCCATATAACAGAATGGCTAAACAAAAAAGGAATGCATGTCAGGCTTGACACAAATGGCCATGCGGCACTCATGAATCCCGGCAGGAATATTATAGCGGAGTTAAAAGAAGCTGGCCTTGGTGCTGTTTCAGTTAGCCTAAACGCAGAGTCCGAAGACATATACAACAAAATTTGCAAGCCGGAATATGAAGGGTCATACAGGGCAGTTCTTGATTTTGCAAAAGAAGCGGTAAAAGCAGGAATCAAAACCCGCATGACCGTTGTTAGTCAGGAAGGAATTGACATCGATAAATGTGAAAAGATAGCTAATGATATCGGTGCCACTTTCAGGGTCAGATGA
- the engB gene encoding GTP-binding protein EngB has protein sequence MAKKTDEIEGINFEIIFSGRSNVGKSSIMRELTGKNVKVGKRPGVTLKPTHVRYSDLLLTDLPGFGFMSGVKDRKQDIVKDQIVRYIEKNAERINVAVLVIDGASFLEIVKRWEERNELPIDIEMFELFRELGFDIILAVNKVDKIKSNELDATLDQICDKLNMLPPWKQWLDTVAPISAKKGDIKTLKSLLRQRLHSEKRDDLFKYF, from the coding sequence ATGGCAAAGAAGACTGATGAAATAGAGGGCATAAATTTCGAGATTATTTTTTCAGGAAGATCCAATGTCGGTAAGTCTTCTATTATGAGGGAGCTTACAGGAAAGAATGTAAAAGTAGGCAAGCGTCCAGGTGTGACACTGAAACCCACTCATGTTAGATATTCTGATTTGCTTCTGACTGACCTGCCTGGGTTTGGTTTTATGAGCGGTGTTAAGGACCGCAAACAGGATATTGTGAAAGACCAGATAGTGCGTTATATCGAGAAAAATGCTGAAAGGATTAATGTTGCTGTACTTGTCATTGATGGCGCTTCATTTTTAGAAATAGTAAAACGCTGGGAAGAGCGTAACGAGCTTCCAATTGACATCGAGATGTTTGAACTTTTCCGGGAACTGGGTTTTGATATAATCCTGGCTGTAAATAAGGTTGACAAGATTAAAAGCAACGAGTTAGATGCGACACTGGACCAGATATGCGATAAACTCAACATGCTGCCTCCATGGAAACAATGGCTTGACACCGTTGCTCCGATAAGTGCAAAAAAAGGTGACATTAAAACTTTGAAATCACTTCTCAGGCAGAGGTTGCATTCTGAAAAGAGGGATGACCTGTTCAAGTATTTCTGA
- a CDS encoding gamma-glutamylcyclotransferase family protein, which produces MNIFVYGTLKKGDPNHALLDSSRFLCTTQTTESYVMLDFGAFPGVLKPEDISQMPVSPIKGEIYEISEQKLEELDLYEGDWYFRESVMLENGLSALMYFLKKIPPVNYKIITDGNWSGKNSGGY; this is translated from the coding sequence ATGAATATCTTTGTTTACGGTACTCTCAAAAAAGGTGACCCTAATCATGCTCTTCTTGATAGCTCACGTTTTTTGTGTACAACACAGACAACTGAAAGTTACGTGATGCTTGACTTTGGAGCATTCCCGGGAGTTCTCAAACCCGAAGATATATCACAAATGCCAGTATCACCTATTAAAGGAGAAATTTACGAGATAAGTGAACAGAAACTGGAAGAGCTGGATCTCTATGAAGGTGACTGGTACTTCAGAGAAAGTGTCATGCTTGAAAACGGGCTCTCGGCTCTCATGTATTTCCTGAAGAAAATCCCGCCTGTCAACTACAAAATAATCACAGATGGAAACTGGTCTGGAAAAAATAGTGGAGGTTACTAG
- a CDS encoding RAD55 family ATPase — MRIKTGIEGFDDLVQGGLLSDRVYLVSGPPGSGKTTFCVQYLAHGAALGETGLYVTLLESPQNIIDDMSNYSMNVLTLIKMKKLLFADLGPRMEYGFMDEMSEYITPDYEVSTSAGEHEAPSPAMVFREIAAYVSEYDVKRLVIDSVSAIRFTTRDLSLQEKEMSRFIRNLKKLGCTTILISEMTDPSAYSTEQFAAHGVIFMHNFLYDKTMTRAMQIIKMRGTKHDCNMRAVNFGDKGLAISGLLE, encoded by the coding sequence ATGAGGATAAAGACAGGCATAGAAGGTTTTGATGATCTGGTGCAGGGCGGTCTGCTCTCTGATCGTGTGTATCTGGTGAGTGGTCCACCAGGCAGTGGAAAAACAACTTTTTGCGTGCAATATCTGGCGCACGGTGCGGCTCTTGGCGAAACCGGACTTTATGTAACCTTACTTGAAAGTCCGCAGAACATTATCGATGATATGTCCAACTACTCCATGAATGTGCTCACCCTTATCAAGATGAAAAAGCTGCTCTTTGCAGATCTTGGTCCGAGGATGGAATATGGTTTTATGGATGAGATGAGTGAGTACATAACTCCTGACTATGAAGTTTCAACATCAGCAGGCGAGCATGAGGCTCCTTCACCTGCAATGGTATTCAGGGAAATCGCAGCCTATGTATCAGAGTATGATGTAAAGAGACTGGTCATAGATTCCGTTTCTGCAATCAGGTTCACCACAAGGGATCTCTCCTTGCAGGAAAAGGAAATGAGCCGTTTTATAAGGAATCTTAAGAAACTCGGCTGCACGACCATACTCATATCCGAGATGACCGATCCAAGTGCTTACTCTACTGAGCAGTTCGCTGCACATGGTGTAATATTCATGCACAATTTCCTTTATGATAAAACAATGACCCGTGCAATGCAAATTATCAAAATGCGTGGTACAAAGCATGATTGTAACATGCGTGCGGTTAATTTCGGTGATAAGGGTCTTGCTATAAGTGGCCTTCTTGAATGA